DNA sequence from the Candidatus Kaistella beijingensis genome:
CGTTCCTAAAATATCCTGAAATTGTTTTGGATATTTTTGGGTACTCATCGGCCAAAATCTGCTGCCGATTCCTCCTGCCATAATGACGCAGTAATAATTTGATTTAGACATAATTAACTTGCAATTTCTACTCTCGCCAAAGGTTTGAAAATATATTTTTTTCCGTTGTCGAGATTTTGACAAAGATAGTTTTTTTTAAGCTTTTCTTGCAGGATATAAGTTTGTTTGCGATAAATGAAACGGTCATTTATAGTTAAGTCTTCAATATAAGAGCTTTCATCCTCGTAATCTTCAATGTGGAAATATCTTACCAGATCGGGACTTGCCATGAAATTGGCTTTCGGTGATTTTGAAAAATTTAAAATAATGGGTTTTAAATCTTCGGAATAAATTGATATACTTTCCAAAAGCATTTCCTGAAAAGTCTGTTTCCATTCCGAACCATGAGGAGAAATTCGTCTGCCAAATTTTTCGAAAGCAATCAGATGTGCCAATTCGTGCGTTAAAACAAAAAAGAAAAGTTGCGGTTGAAGCGTAGAATTAATGGTGATTT
Encoded proteins:
- a CDS encoding SprT-like domain-containing protein — protein: MSVSLLEKYLPEKTLPFLRKWFGEHYIHIKITKGRNSKLGDYRKMPDKSHQITINSTLQPQLFFFVLTHELAHLIAFEKFGRRISPHGSEWKQTFQEMLLESISIYSEDLKPIILNFSKSPKANFMASPDLVRYFHIEDYEDESSYIEDLTINDRFIYRKQTYILQEKLKKNYLCQNLDNGKKYIFKPLARVEIAS